One part of the Streptomyces sp. NBC_00286 genome encodes these proteins:
- a CDS encoding dienelactone hydrolase family protein translates to MISDLVLVPASGAPLAGDLVVPGPVRSVVVITEGSSSSRGSSRDRALADTFHRAGMGTLLLDLLTELEKRQDARSARHLFDIPFLAQRLVDAIDWLDQRPETAGVPVCLFGGDSSALLAAAERPQRVAAVVVRGGRPDLTYDALQSVRAPVLFVVGGNEEADPRLNQEAAGKLGAPTQIYVVRGATHLFHEPGALEEIAAAARQWFASHVESGPRAGTGR, encoded by the coding sequence ATGATCTCCGACTTGGTGTTGGTGCCCGCAAGCGGCGCCCCGCTCGCAGGCGATCTGGTCGTCCCCGGCCCGGTGCGGTCGGTGGTGGTCATCACCGAGGGCAGCAGCAGCTCCCGGGGCAGTTCGCGCGACCGTGCGCTCGCCGATACGTTCCACCGGGCAGGCATGGGCACGTTGCTCCTTGATCTCCTCACCGAACTGGAGAAGCGGCAGGACGCGCGCTCGGCTCGGCATCTCTTCGACATCCCGTTCCTGGCCCAGCGGCTGGTGGATGCCATCGACTGGCTGGACCAGCGGCCGGAGACCGCCGGTGTCCCGGTGTGCCTGTTCGGCGGCGATTCATCGGCTCTGTTGGCGGCCGCGGAGCGCCCCCAACGCGTTGCTGCCGTGGTCGTCCGAGGCGGACGTCCGGACCTCACGTACGACGCGCTGCAGAGCGTCCGCGCCCCGGTGCTGTTCGTGGTCGGCGGCAACGAAGAGGCAGACCCACGCCTCAACCAGGAGGCTGCCGGAAAGCTCGGCGCGCCGACCCAGATCTACGTCGTGCGCGGCGCAACGCATCTGTTCCATGAGCCAGGGGCGCTGGAGGAAATCGCTGCCGCGGCCCGGCAGTGGTTCGCATCCCATGTGGAGAGCGGACCTCGCGCGGGGACAGGCCGGTGA